Part of the uncultured Desulfobacter sp. genome, GGGCTTGAACCCGGCATCGGCAGCTTGAATGCCTATAATGCCGCCCAGGTGGTGTTGTCTGCTCTTAAGATTCGCAAATCAAATGAAAATTTAAAAGAGACCATACTTTTTATGGGCGAATTTGAAGGGCTTCAAAGAACTATAAAATTTGATGACTACGGAGACATCAACGCCGGGGTCTTTATGTACACCATTCGCAACCATCAATTTGAGGCATTGGATTGAATCCATGGGATCAAACATCTCTTTAAAAAACTATTTGTCCCGGCATTTTGCCGTGGTCGCGGTGTTGCCCGTGATCACCATTGCCTGCCTGACCTACACGTTTATGCTGCCGGCCATAAAAACCCGCACAGGTCTCCAGCACCATGCCATGGCCCGTTCCATTGCCGGCCAGATATCCGCCCACCTCTCCTGCGGAAAGCGGCAGATCTCCGCCATCGCCGAGTATCTGAGCAACCGGCAAATTAGAAACCACATGGCACCGGTTGACCTGCTTGATGCCCATTGCAGCGCCGGTGACTTTTTCGAAGCCCTGTTTGTGATTGACAATACAGAGGGGTTGGTTCAAACGGCCGGCCTGAGCGAATCTCTCAGGCCCAAACGGTCCGATTTCATTGGTATGGATTTTTCCGGCCGCAGGTTTATTCAGTCCCTGAAAAAAGATGCACCGCCTGAATGGTCCCAGATTTTTTTGTCCACGATTAACAGCCGGCTGGCAGTGGCAGTGACGATTCCATTGGTCAAGGGTGTTATCATTGGGGAAATGCCCCTGGATAAGTTGTCTGCATTCATAAGCCATCTGCCGCTGGAATCCGAATTACTGACGTTTGTCATTGACGAACGCGGCATTGTCCTGGCAGATTCTTTAGGGCAGTATTGGGGACAAATTCTAAAATCCGATTTTACTGACGGGGCTGAATCAAAGACCAATGCCCATGCTGTTTCAAAAACATTTGAACTCAACGGACGGCGGATGCTGGGCACCATGGCGGATATGGATGAAACCGGTTGGAAAATTGTGATCGCCCAGCCGGTCAGCAAGGCGTTTCAGTCATTGTGGGAAATTTTGACCTTAATTGGTCTAGGCCTTTTTCTTGCCCTGGTTCTCTCCCTGTGCATCGGCTGGTTTCTGGCCGGTAACTTCGCCCGTGTGGTTAAGTCTTATATCGAGGGAGCGGCCTACATTGCCGGCGGAAACTACAATCTTGACTGGCCCGCAACCAAAACAAAAGAGTTCTCGTTGCTGGGCCGTAACCTTGGGCGTATGGCCCGGAAAATCAACCAGCGGGAAGAGGAGCTTAAAATCAGCGAGGAACGGACCAAGGATATTCTGGTCAATATTCCCAGTGTGGCGTTCCAGCACATCGCTGACCCCAATGCGGATAATTCAAGGGTGATGAAGACCTTTGCCCAGGAGCGGGGAATGCAGATCTTCGGCCTTGATTTTGATGATGATAATATTATTGAAAATTTTGTGGCCTGTCTTCCCGAAAATGATCAGCCCCGATTTGTTGAGTCGATGGAAGAGGCGGTTAAATCGCTTACGCCCTGGCACTACGAGGGGCGGTTTATTAAACCATCCGGCGCGGAGATCTGGTTTGAAGGTCGTTCCATCCCCAGAAAAAACAACAATATCGTCTCCCATTACGGTGTGCTGACAGATATCTCCCGGCGCAAAAAAATGGAAGAGATATTGATTCAAAGCGAAAAAATGCGCTCGGTGGGCGGGTTGGCCGCAGGCATGGCCCACGAGATCAACAACCCGTTGGCCGGGATGCTGCAGACCGCCCAGGTCATGGCCCAGCGACTCAGCGCCGACCTCGATATTCCCGCCAGCCGCACAGCAGCCCAAAAGGCCGGTACCACCATTGAATCCATTGAACAATTCATGAAAGCACGGGGCATACCGCGCATGATTCAGACCATTATCACATCCGGGCAGCGGGTGTCCGACATTATCAATAATATCCTGAGTTTTTCCCGGAAAGATGAAACCACTCTGTCCCACCATTTTCTTGACAAAATTCTGGATAAAACCGTTGAACTGGCTGCAACGGATTACGACCTTAAAAAGGCATATGATTTTAAACAAATTAAAATCACCCGGTCGTATGCCGACGACCTGCCGGCCTTACCCTGCCAGGCAGGCAACATTCAGCAGGTGGTGCTCAACATCCTGACCAACGGGGCCCAGGCCATGCAGGCGGCCCGAACCCCGGAGCCCAGGTTTATCCTCAGAACCTATGGTGATCCGGTCCGGGGGATGATCTGCATGGAAATAGAGGACAACGGGCCCGGCATGGACGAAAAGACGCGAAAATATATTTTTGAGCCTTTTTTCACCACCAAGCCGGTGGGCGTGGGCACCGGACTTGGGTTGAGTGTCTCCTATTTTATTATCACTGAAAACCACCAAGGTGAAATGACCGTTGAATCCAGTCCGGGCGCAGGCGCCAAATTCATCATACGCCTAGCCAATAAATGACAAATAAACCGGGCATTATACCCAAACCCATTATTTTAAAAGGCATAAAAACTTGTCCGGACAGAGCTTGAGGAGCCCACAATACATGAGCAATCCAACATCCAGGAAATCGGGTAAACCAATATCATTCAAATTTTCGGATCTGCACATTCGTACCAAACTACAGGTGGTGATTGCCCTGATTATTACCGTTTTTTTAATGATCGTCTTGACGGTGGTGGTCTCTTTCCATCGCATTGAAAATGTGCTTGGCGGTGTAATCAACAACGATATGAACAATGTCATGACAAACGCATTGACCGAACGGGAGATCTCCTCCATCACAGCGGACCTCAATCTTTTGCTGGTCACTTTTTTGTCAGACCGGAACCATCTGCACAACGAAAGCAAGCGGTTAATAAACGTCACCCGGGGGGTGGCTGACCGCGTCCAGGGCAGTGACCTGGAAACCCCTCTTTTGCTGTTTGACCGACGCATACAATTTTTGCTAGAGCAATGCCGGGCCGTCAGCGACGGGGTCGGAAATGTAAGTCATGCCGAGGGACATATGGAGGACATGTTCGACCGCCTGGATGAGATCATTGCCGACAAGCTCATCAACGCCGCCCTTAACGGCGATGACACCAGCATCCTTCAGCAGCTTTCGGTGCTGATTATCGGGTACCGGCAAAGTCTATTGGAAATAGGAAAGAGCCATGCAGAACGGTGGCCGGAAAGCTATTATACATTCTTTGATCTGGAAAATGACCCGCTGATCGTTGCCATTGACGAACTGAATTTTCGAATGCGCCCCCTGCTGGCCGCAGATCCTCAGATCGCAGAATTCGGCCGGGACGCCATCGACGATCTTCAAACCTATAAAAGTGAAATTTTAACACTCAATGTGTTGATGGTCGAACTGAAAACGCGCATGCTCAATGTTGAGAAGGCCAGGCACCAGGCCACCGAAATACTAAAAAAGTTTGACCGGAATGTGGTCAATGCCATCAGCACCGCCAATACCAAGGTGATCGGCACGCTACGGGTTACCGAAGCGACCATGGTGGCCATCTCTTTGGCGCTGATTGCAACCCTCATTGTACTGACATTGCTCTTTTTTAAAAATATTATCAAAAAACCCATGGACAATATTTGTGAGGGCATCAAGGCCTTTCGGCAGAGCAATCTGGACGCCCGGATCAATCTTAACCGCCGGGACGAGTGGCACCTGATCGAGGATGCGTTGAACGCCATGGCAGCCGATCTTTCCAACTCCTATGCTGACCTTAAAACCGCCCAAGGCCTTGTTTCCAACATCATTGACTCCATGCCCTCGGTCCTGGTGGGTGTGGACAGCCGGGGCAACGTTACCCAATGGAATCTGAAAGCCGAACAGGTAACGGGGATAAGTCCGGAAAAGGCCCGGTTCCGGGCCCTGGGCAACGTGTTTCCCAACCTGGCCCATGACATGGACCGAATCCGGGCATCCATCCGGGACCGTCGGGTGCTCCGGAATTCAAAGGTGCGCCGGGAATACATAAACGAAACCCGCTATGAGGATGTAACCATTTACCCCCTGGTGGCCAACGGGGTGGAGGGTGCCGTAATCCGGGTGGATGACGTCACCGACCAGGTGCTCATGGAGGAGATGGTCATCCAGAGTGAAAAAATGCTATCGGTGGGGGGGCTTGCCGCAGGCATGGCCCATGAAATAAACAACCCCCTGGCCGGTATGATGCAGACCGCCCAGGTCATGGGTCGGCGACTGACGGCACGCCTTGATATCAGGGCTAACCGGGAAGCGGCACAAGCAGTCGGAACGTCCATTGAAGCCATTGAGCAGTTCATGGCGGCAAGGGGCATACACCGCATGCTCAAAGCCATCACAGAATCAGGCGTGCGGGTGTCCAAAATTGTAAACAATATGCTCAGTTTTGCCAGAAAAGACGGTACGAGAATCTCCTCCCACGACCTGACCGAAATTATAGATAAAACCATTGAACTTGCGGCCACGGATTATGATTTGAAAAAAACCTATGATTTTAAACGCATTAAAATCATAAAAACGTATGGTGACGACCTGTCCGCCATCCCCTGCCAGGCAAACCAAATCCAGCAGGTGGTGCTCAATATTCTGACCAACGGAGCCCAGGCCATGCAGGGTGTCAGGACCCCGGATCCCCAATTCACCATACGCACGTATGTGGATACGGCCCGGGATATGGCCTGCATTGAAATCGAAGATAACGGCCCCGGGATGGATGAAAGAACACGCAAACATATTTTTGACCCCTTTTTCACCACAAAACCTGTGGGGGTGGGAACCGGACTTGGCTTAAGTGTTTCCTATTTTATCATCACCGAAAACCATAATGGGGAAATGGCCGTTGAATCCAGCCTGGGCACGGGTGCTAAATTTGTGATCCGGATCCCGTTGACAGGGCCTTAATGCAGGCGAGGACACCTATCCGTCAGCCATTTTCTTCTGCCCGTAGGTCTTGAATTTTTCAAGCACGGTCTCCATCTCTTCATCCGCCAGGATGACGGGGTGTCCGATGCTTTTGGTCTGATAGTAAATCCGGGCCACAAATTCAATCTCTTCGGCAACGGCAAAGGCCGTGTCCATGCTGTTGCCCACGGCTACAAGGCCGTGATTGGCCAGCAGCAAGGCATTATAATCGCCGATATGTTTGGCCACGATGTCAGCCAGCTGTGGTGTGCCGAAGGTGGCATAGGGCGCCAGGGGCACTTTTTTGCCTGCAAAGCCCACAAGATAGTGAACGGCCGGGATTTCCCATCCTAAACAGGCCATGGTCACCGCATAGGGCGAGTGGGTGTGGACAACGGCCCGCACATCCTTGCGCTGGTGATAGAGGGAGAGATGAAATCCAAGCTCGCTTGACGGCTTGGTGTCACCCGCCAGGATATTTCCCTGCATATCCGTGAGCACAACATCCCGAGGGCTCAATGCCGCGTACTCGATACCGCTGGGACTGACGGCCACGGTTCCTGAATCCCTGTCAATTATGCTCAAATTCCCGCCGGTACCTGTGGTCAGGCCGGACGCCACCATTTTAAGGCCAAAGCGCACAACAGCCTCTTTTTCATTTTCAAAATCCATAATGCCTCCATAAAAACTGCTCAGTTAAAATATGGGACTCCCCTGCCCCACTATGAAAAACTTGGACTTGATCATAAAATCGGCCAGCTTTTGTAGTGGCAATCCCCCTGTGGTTGCCCGGTTTAGGGCAGGCACAGGGGCCTGCCCCTAAATTGCCGACGTTGG contains:
- a CDS encoding ATP-binding protein; protein product: MGSNISLKNYLSRHFAVVAVLPVITIACLTYTFMLPAIKTRTGLQHHAMARSIAGQISAHLSCGKRQISAIAEYLSNRQIRNHMAPVDLLDAHCSAGDFFEALFVIDNTEGLVQTAGLSESLRPKRSDFIGMDFSGRRFIQSLKKDAPPEWSQIFLSTINSRLAVAVTIPLVKGVIIGEMPLDKLSAFISHLPLESELLTFVIDERGIVLADSLGQYWGQILKSDFTDGAESKTNAHAVSKTFELNGRRMLGTMADMDETGWKIVIAQPVSKAFQSLWEILTLIGLGLFLALVLSLCIGWFLAGNFARVVKSYIEGAAYIAGGNYNLDWPATKTKEFSLLGRNLGRMARKINQREEELKISEERTKDILVNIPSVAFQHIADPNADNSRVMKTFAQERGMQIFGLDFDDDNIIENFVACLPENDQPRFVESMEEAVKSLTPWHYEGRFIKPSGAEIWFEGRSIPRKNNNIVSHYGVLTDISRRKKMEEILIQSEKMRSVGGLAAGMAHEINNPLAGMLQTAQVMAQRLSADLDIPASRTAAQKAGTTIESIEQFMKARGIPRMIQTIITSGQRVSDIINNILSFSRKDETTLSHHFLDKILDKTVELAATDYDLKKAYDFKQIKITRSYADDLPALPCQAGNIQQVVLNILTNGAQAMQAARTPEPRFILRTYGDPVRGMICMEIEDNGPGMDEKTRKYIFEPFFTTKPVGVGTGLGLSVSYFIITENHQGEMTVESSPGAGAKFIIRLANK
- a CDS encoding ATP-binding protein yields the protein MSNPTSRKSGKPISFKFSDLHIRTKLQVVIALIITVFLMIVLTVVVSFHRIENVLGGVINNDMNNVMTNALTEREISSITADLNLLLVTFLSDRNHLHNESKRLINVTRGVADRVQGSDLETPLLLFDRRIQFLLEQCRAVSDGVGNVSHAEGHMEDMFDRLDEIIADKLINAALNGDDTSILQQLSVLIIGYRQSLLEIGKSHAERWPESYYTFFDLENDPLIVAIDELNFRMRPLLAADPQIAEFGRDAIDDLQTYKSEILTLNVLMVELKTRMLNVEKARHQATEILKKFDRNVVNAISTANTKVIGTLRVTEATMVAISLALIATLIVLTLLFFKNIIKKPMDNICEGIKAFRQSNLDARINLNRRDEWHLIEDALNAMAADLSNSYADLKTAQGLVSNIIDSMPSVLVGVDSRGNVTQWNLKAEQVTGISPEKARFRALGNVFPNLAHDMDRIRASIRDRRVLRNSKVRREYINETRYEDVTIYPLVANGVEGAVIRVDDVTDQVLMEEMVIQSEKMLSVGGLAAGMAHEINNPLAGMMQTAQVMGRRLTARLDIRANREAAQAVGTSIEAIEQFMAARGIHRMLKAITESGVRVSKIVNNMLSFARKDGTRISSHDLTEIIDKTIELAATDYDLKKTYDFKRIKIIKTYGDDLSAIPCQANQIQQVVLNILTNGAQAMQGVRTPDPQFTIRTYVDTARDMACIEIEDNGPGMDERTRKHIFDPFFTTKPVGVGTGLGLSVSYFIITENHNGEMAVESSLGTGAKFVIRIPLTGP
- a CDS encoding L-fuculose-phosphate aldolase, with amino-acid sequence MDFENEKEAVVRFGLKMVASGLTTGTGGNLSIIDRDSGTVAVSPSGIEYAALSPRDVVLTDMQGNILAGDTKPSSELGFHLSLYHQRKDVRAVVHTHSPYAVTMACLGWEIPAVHYLVGFAGKKVPLAPYATFGTPQLADIVAKHIGDYNALLLANHGLVAVGNSMDTAFAVAEEIEFVARIYYQTKSIGHPVILADEEMETVLEKFKTYGQKKMADG